From one Lotus japonicus ecotype B-129 chromosome 3, LjGifu_v1.2 genomic stretch:
- the LOC130749867 gene encoding uncharacterized protein LOC130749867, with the protein MEFQFHPKFYHLLCLFILFHQSFRAQAANFRYCADVNYAVKVSEVEITPNPVVRARPTTFKISAVTGEAIFGGKWVIKVSYIGILVHQEVHNLCEEVSCPVTAGDFVVAHTQKLPVFAPPGSYTVEMKLKNEENEPLTCITFKLKIGFGSSVSEI; encoded by the exons ATGGAGTTTCAGTTTCATCCAAAATTCTACCATCTTTTATGCTTATTCATCCTCTTCCATCAATCCTTTCGTGCTCAAGCTGCTAACTTCAGATATTGCG CTGATGTAAACTATGCTGTGAAGGTGTCTGAAGTTGAAATTACACCAAACCCTGTTGTGCGTGCAAGACCAACTACCTTTAAGATTTCAGCTGTTACTG GTGAAGCTATTTTTGGTGGGAAGTGGGTGATTAAAGTTTCATACATTGGAATACTTGTCCATCAAGAAGTTCATAATCTTTGTGAGGAAGTATCCTGTCCTGTTACTGCTGGCGATTTCGTGGTTGCTCACACCCAGAAGTTGCCTGTATTTGCCCCGCCG GGATCCTACACTGTGGAGATGAAACTAAAGAATGAGGAGAATGAGCCATTAACTTGCATCACCTTTAAATTGAAAATTGGTTTTGGATCTTCTGTGTCTGAAATCTGA